A segment of the Trifolium pratense cultivar HEN17-A07 linkage group LG7, ARS_RC_1.1, whole genome shotgun sequence genome:
TTATAGAAACAATATCAACAATTTGATCACCGAAATTGTAAAGATTTACAAATAGACAAAAAcatctttaaaattaaaagatgtcaattttttgaaagtttatgtcaattattttagttattttattaACTATCCGATAGAGTGATAGAGTATGGAATTAGACTTAGGCTTTGATTGGATTAGCGGAATAAAATGGAATGAAGTGATATATAGTAGTATGGAAAGAAGTTCCATTATTTGAATTCTTTAAAATTGAGTGGAATTGAGTGGTATATGATGGTATTTCATTCCAtcattttctctcatttttcttccCCTCTAATTTGGGGTGTATGAGATGGAATGAAGTTTATAAAAttgtccaaacaatggaatgaagTTTATGTTCCATTTCGTCTCGCTCCATTCCATTCCGCTCCGTGTCAttatgtaccatcaatccaaacatagatTTAAGTAATTCAGATATATAATCTACGAGttgaacttttattttattcgtTGTTTGTTTAGATTCAACTTTATGGTCTTTACTCTTTAGGCTCATTTaagttattattattcattACGACTATTATATATGCAGTGTTTTGACACACTTTAGAATcaattaatgaaaatgaaaaaaagttatgttttaTTCCTTAGATAACTTAAGAccctgtttgttatagatttttttaaaatagattcttttagtgttacataattttgtgtaaaaaaaaattacaaagaaactttttataaaaatttcaaatgaaaatttggtttgtatagttattcttaaaatgttattttaggtatttgatcattttattgaaattttttttggatatcaaaatttcgaaaaatcatttaattttgaagctatttcaaatagattttcataaaaatcatttttgaaatacaattttttgaaaaaattgtgattttgactatgttttgattttcaataatgtgtgtttatgttatatgatgtcaaaattagtgtttcaatttagaaaaaacgaatataaaaaaacctataatattttgaaaatcggctttaaaaaatctattttcaaaaatacaaaaaaaattcatttttttaaagccgaaacaaacaggcccttaaTGTTCTTTCTATAGTTTCAAACGAGCCTAACATAGAGCATGTCAAATGAAAAAAGTTATGTTTTATTCCTTAGATTggtggtttttatttttgaaaatccTCAAAGAATGTTACAAGATTTACCTTTACCTAGAAATTAGATTAAAGCCATGTCATACTTTTACAACACATGGATCTTGAAGCATTACAATTTCGAAGTACTAGCCTTTTCATAACTGAGGTTAATCTTAGCATAACAATCATTTTTACAATGTCTAGCAAGTACAAAATTTCCAGACAGGTTCCCTCCAAACCCTTCCAACTGCATTATTCAATTTGACCATCTACATACAACATGCAATTTATACTTTAATAATCTCAAACTACCATTTCTGCTTCTTTAAGAGTTGAAGGGATCCCGATATCAAGGCGCATGGTTGATTTATATTGTTCTGGTAAAGCAGCACCAGCCTGAATGCACATTTCCACTACGGCCGGAGCCTGTCCGTAGAAATTCCTGAGCTCTCGTTCCAGTGGTGGTCCGTTTACATCAGGAACATGCCACACAAATCTCGGCGGTATCAAGTCATCGATGACTGCAGCTTGCCAACCATGCTGCCCATTGCGTTGTTGATGTTTGTGTGCCCCGCAGTTTTGAGCTTTGTGTCCGCTGGGGCCGACATGAATTTCAGGGCAATATCCACAGACTCTCACCTGGTACATCCTCATTAGTTTCTTGGTACCTCTCCTCATTTGTTCCCATGCTTGGAGTGTTTCCTCGGCAAGGTGGACAACTTCCTCCTTGTTCACTGGAGCAACTATTTCGGAATCTGGTATTTCAGCTAGTAACGGTGTTGTAGGGTTATCTGGGACTTTATCTGGTAGTTCACTTTCATCAGCATCCACAAATTCCTTCTTCCCAATACGGATTATTggctttcttctcctttttgtGGGAAACTCTGGAATTTCAACGCCAGCTTGAATGCAGAGCTCAACCACTGCTGGAATACGAGGGATGGAGAATCTCTTTTCATGAGGAATCCGCTTTCCAAGACGATCATAGAGGTGAAAGGTGTCAACTGGTATTAATATGTCTTCTACATGTGCATTTGTCCATTCATGAAGGCCGTTGCGGCGGTTCGCCTGTGTACCTTTACATGACTTGAATGGATGTCCAACAGGGCCTACATGGATTTCACTGCACCACCTACATAATTTTTCCAACTTGAGTAAGGACATCAAAGCACGTTTTTGAGTACGAGACATTAAACTACGTTTATTCAGTGAAAATAATGTACAAGAGTCAAATGAAATGCAGAAAATTTATTGGCAGGTCTAA
Coding sequences within it:
- the LOC123898878 gene encoding APO protein 2, chloroplastic-like isoform X2; the protein is MASMVSLSNAIGFSHTTKHNTLFSTSLCKLNYSSNMVEMKTFSQQGCRKIGHDRRCFRVYGLYGGRKENNEKSDDATSKVTLSGNQQPIRTEITKAAKELRPEHSGGKNTNEVPQNADFPRQYSRKEKKPFPVPIVELRRAARERIKKMKDVPKKKPMPAPKNGLLVKNLIPYAYDVYNARITLINNLKKLLKVVPVHACGWCSEIHVGPVGHPFKSCKGTQANRRNGLHEWTNAHVEDILIPVDTFHLYDRLGKRIPHEKRFSIPRIPAVVELCIQAGVEIPEFPTKRRRKPIIRIGKKEFVDADESELPDKVPDNPTTPLLAEIPDSEIVAPVNKEEVVHLAEETLQAWEQMRRGTKKLMRMYQVRVCGYCPEIHVGPSGHKAQNCGAHKHQQRNGQHGWQAAVIDDLIPPRFVWHVPDVNGPPLERELRNFYGQAPAVVEMCIQAGAALPEQYKSTMRLDIGIPSTLKEAEMVV
- the LOC123898878 gene encoding APO protein 2, chloroplastic-like isoform X1; the protein is MASMVSLSNAIGFSHTTKHNTLFSTSLCKLNYSSNMVEMKTFSQQGCRKIGHDRRCFRVYGLYGGRKENNEKSDDATSKVTLSGNQQPIRTEITKAAKELRPEQHSGGKNTNEVPQNADFPRQYSRKEKKPFPVPIVELRRAARERIKKMKDVPKKKPMPAPKNGLLVKNLIPYAYDVYNARITLINNLKKLLKVVPVHACGWCSEIHVGPVGHPFKSCKGTQANRRNGLHEWTNAHVEDILIPVDTFHLYDRLGKRIPHEKRFSIPRIPAVVELCIQAGVEIPEFPTKRRRKPIIRIGKKEFVDADESELPDKVPDNPTTPLLAEIPDSEIVAPVNKEEVVHLAEETLQAWEQMRRGTKKLMRMYQVRVCGYCPEIHVGPSGHKAQNCGAHKHQQRNGQHGWQAAVIDDLIPPRFVWHVPDVNGPPLERELRNFYGQAPAVVEMCIQAGAALPEQYKSTMRLDIGIPSTLKEAEMVV
- the LOC123898878 gene encoding APO protein 2, chloroplastic-like isoform X3, producing the protein MASMVSLSNAIGFSHTTKHNTLFSTSLCKLNYSSNMVEMKTFSQQGCRKIGHDRRCFRVYGLYGGRKENNEKSDDATSKHSGGKNTNEVPQNADFPRQYSRKEKKPFPVPIVELRRAARERIKKMKDVPKKKPMPAPKNGLLVKNLIPYAYDVYNARITLINNLKKLLKVVPVHACGWCSEIHVGPVGHPFKSCKGTQANRRNGLHEWTNAHVEDILIPVDTFHLYDRLGKRIPHEKRFSIPRIPAVVELCIQAGVEIPEFPTKRRRKPIIRIGKKEFVDADESELPDKVPDNPTTPLLAEIPDSEIVAPVNKEEVVHLAEETLQAWEQMRRGTKKLMRMYQVRVCGYCPEIHVGPSGHKAQNCGAHKHQQRNGQHGWQAAVIDDLIPPRFVWHVPDVNGPPLERELRNFYGQAPAVVEMCIQAGAALPEQYKSTMRLDIGIPSTLKEAEMVV